The window TATGCCGCTTGGAAAGCCGGCTCTAAATTCATACGCTTGCAAAAAGCAGGCTGGATCGATTTGAAAAATTTAGGACTCGAATCCTTAGACAAAGGACTAGATAGTGCCGGTATACAACTGGATAAGAATGGGAACGCAAACCGATTCAATAAGGGCCAAGCGATAGCCTTAGAGTCCTTTTCCGATCTGAGAGAGATCAAGACTCTGCAAAAAATCAAAAAGACCCTTTCGGAATCTCCAGGGGCGACCGATCAAATTTTCGCGAAATTCTCGTCTGGACCGGGTTTTCGAGGAAACTTAAGGGACTATCAAAAGAAAGGAGCTCAATTTCTATTACAACTTTACTCCTTAAAAATCGGCGGGATATTAGCGGACGAAATGGGTCTGGGCAAGACAATCCAATGCCTCGCCTTCTTTTCCAGAGTTTTCGAAAGCACCCCTAAGGCTAAAATTCTCATAATAGTACCATTAGCCGCTATCGCGGTTTGGGAAGAAGAATGTAGGAAATTCTTATCGGAAATCCGCTTGCAAGTATGGCACGGACTCGCTCGGAAAAAGTATAAACTTCCCGGTTCCGGAATCGTTCTCACTACCTATCAAACCTTGAATAGAGACATTGAGATCTTTCAAAAATATAAGTACAACGCTACGATCTTAGACGAAGCCCAAAACGTAAAAAATACCTCCACAGATTCCGCCAAAGCAGTGCGCAAAATCAAAACGGATTCCTTATTTTGCTTAACGGGAACTCCGATGGAAAACCATTTAGACGAATTTTGGGCTTTGTTCGATCTTGCCTTTCCCGGACTCTTGGGAAATCTACGCTCTTTCCAAAGGAATTTTTCTCCCGAGGTCCCGAAAGATATAGAAGAACTGCAAAGGCGTACCGGAAAATTTCTACTCCGAAGAAGAAAATCGGAGGTCTTGCATGACCTTCCCCCCAAGACGGAAATTCGCATACCGGCTCCGATGGAAAAACGCCAAGAAAGACTATACGAGAAAGCCCGAAAAGAAGCGATCGAAATCCTGAACCAAGCCGGACCGAATTATATTTTCGAACTTCTTCCTCAGCTTATGAAGCTAAGAAGATTGGCCAGTCATCCGGATATCGGAATGGAAAAAGTCGATCCGTTCCAATCGGGAAAAATTCACCGCTTTCTTACTATGATTCGAGAAGAACTTCCCGAAACGTCATCCGCACTCGTATTCAGCCAGTTCACAGACACTTTGTCTATCGTCAGATCGGCCTTAGACAAATGGAAGATCGGTTATTTTTATCTAGACGGAAAGACTTCGCAGACCAAGCGGGCCGCTTATGTGAAACGATTCCAAAATGGAGAGAAGCGGTTTTTCCTAATCAGCCTACAAGCGGGTGGAGTTTCTCTTACACTCACCAAGGCAGATACCGTTTTCCATCTAGATCCCTGGTGGAACCCTGCCGTGGAAAATCAGGCCAGCGATCGAGCCCACCGCTTCGGGCAAACGCAACCCGTATTTGTCTACAAGCTCTATTCGGAAAACAGCCTAGAGGAACGGGTACTTGAATTGCAGGAAAAGAAGCGCCAATTATTTGCCTCTCTTTTAGATTCCGGCAAGAGTAAGAGTGGGAAAGAATCGCTTATCAGCAGGGAAGAATTACGGGAGCTGATCGAATGATTTGTCCGGGGATGGGGGTATGATGCAAATATGAGTGAAACACGGCCATATCTACATCTCTGGGGAAAGGCAAATAAGGACGAATTCGGCAAGTTGACCTGGCATCCTTTGGTTTACCATATGCTGGATGTAGCGGCCGTGGCCTGGATCTGGTTAGAAGCGGATAAGCAACTTCGTAGAATATTCACCGATCTATTTGGATGGAACGAGTATTCTCTACAAACATTTGGACTTGCAACCGCTCTTCACGACATCGGAAAGGCAAGTTTAGGCTTTCAAAATAAAATCCCAGAGATCGCCAAAGAGGCTAATATCCAATATTCCGGAGCTTTTAACAAGCATTTTGATCACGGAGCATTTGGGGGAGAATGGATCCTAAATAGAATGGAGACAGAATATCCTAATAAAGAAGGTATTTTATTTAACGAAACATTTCAAAACTTATGGAAATCCTCTTGTTGGCATCATGGAAGCTTAATACTTAATTATGAAAATTATTCCAAAGATTCCTATAACGAACCAAAATTTAATCCGAATCAGGGTCTCGAAATTTCACAAAATAGAATTCATTACTTTCGAAGTGAAATTATCAAATATGTACTTGATGCTATTACGGATTATAAGGCGGAAATAAAGACGATCGAAAAAATCTCCGCTTCGGATCTACGTTTCTTTGCAGGTTTTGTCTCAGTATGCGATTGGGTCGGTTCCGATAGTTCTCATTTCACCTATTGCAACATTAGTTTAGATCCGAAAGTATATTTTCATAATGCTAAAGAAAAGGCAAAAGAAGCCTTATCCGAATTTGATTTAATTTCGAAAATACAAAAACCCTTCATGCGATTTCAGGAATTATTTCCCGAAATTAAAACGCCAAGACCTCTTCAGAAAACAATTGAAAGTATAAATTTTACCGGCAAACCTTACCTACTCATCATAGAGGCTCCGACCGGAGAAGGCAAAACGGAATCCGCCTTATTTGCACATTCAAAAGGTTATAATAAAGGATTCTTTTTTGGATTACCTACCCAAGGTTCGGCAAACCAAATTTCCAATCGGGTAAATCGATTTCTAATTCATAACTTAAAAGTGAATCAAAAGGCGATCCTTGCTCATGGAACAGCTTGGTTAAATCGAGAAGTAAAAGAGGACGGGAAATACGGCAGTTCAAAAAATAACATCGAGAATACAGCAGAATCGGAACTGTCCGAATGGTTCTTTTCAAAAAAAAGAACCTTATTAGCTCCTTACGGAGTTGGCACGATCGACCAGGCAATGTTAGCCGCACTAAACGTAAAACATGGTTTTGTAAAACTGTTCGGTCTTTCCGGCAAAACCCTGATCATAGACGAAGTTCATGCATACGATTCTTTTATGCTTCCCATTATAGAAAGGTTACTAGAATGGTGCGCCTCTCTACGAGCTAACGTAATCCTTTTATCCGCAACTCTTCCTTCCTCCATGAAAGAGAGACTTTTATGTGCCTATTCTACCAAGAAATTAATCTTCCAAAGAGACAAATACCCGTTAATAAGTTATATCGAAAAAGATTCCGAAAATCTCTTAGAGCATTCAAATATCCAAACCAGAAAAGAAGAGATCATTTCGATTCAATTTGCAACCCACGAGAAAGGAAATATTTCTGAAATTGCCAATAAAATATTAGAATCGATCCAAAATGAGGGTAATGTTCTGTGGATTTGCAATACGATACAAAAAGCCCAGCAAGTATATTCCTATTTAAAGGATTATAAAACTCAAACAAGTGATACATTCTACTTAAAACTTTTCCATTCCAGATTCAAATTTAAGGACAGAAAGAGCATTGAACAAGAAATTGAATCACTATTTGGTCCTGAAAATTCCAATGAAAAACGATCAAGACCTAAAAGAGGAATTCTAATTGCCACGCAAGTAGCGGAACAAAGCTTAGATATCGATTTCGACTACTTAGTAACGGACATCGCCCCGATCGATTTGCTCTTGCAAAGATTAGGAAGAATTCACAGACATAATCGAATTAATCGTGCCAGTCGTTTTTCTGAACCGAGCGTTTTAATCTTAATTCCCGCTTCTTTAGAAGAATTCAAATCGTTTTCCAGTATGTATTATGAGTTTACTATTGCAAAAACATTAGCCGCCCTTTCAGAAACACCTAAAATCAGACTTCCGCAAATGTATAGAAATTTCGTAGAAGAGGTATACTCAACGAAGATCCCAAAAAAGGAATCGTTCAAATTGGGTGAGATAGATCTATCAATACAAGTTAAAGATTGGAA is drawn from Leptospira fainei serovar Hurstbridge str. BUT 6 and contains these coding sequences:
- a CDS encoding CRISPR-associated helicase/endonuclease Cas3 — encoded protein: MSETRPYLHLWGKANKDEFGKLTWHPLVYHMLDVAAVAWIWLEADKQLRRIFTDLFGWNEYSLQTFGLATALHDIGKASLGFQNKIPEIAKEANIQYSGAFNKHFDHGAFGGEWILNRMETEYPNKEGILFNETFQNLWKSSCWHHGSLILNYENYSKDSYNEPKFNPNQGLEISQNRIHYFRSEIIKYVLDAITDYKAEIKTIEKISASDLRFFAGFVSVCDWVGSDSSHFTYCNISLDPKVYFHNAKEKAKEALSEFDLISKIQKPFMRFQELFPEIKTPRPLQKTIESINFTGKPYLLIIEAPTGEGKTESALFAHSKGYNKGFFFGLPTQGSANQISNRVNRFLIHNLKVNQKAILAHGTAWLNREVKEDGKYGSSKNNIENTAESELSEWFFSKKRTLLAPYGVGTIDQAMLAALNVKHGFVKLFGLSGKTLIIDEVHAYDSFMLPIIERLLEWCASLRANVILLSATLPSSMKERLLCAYSTKKLIFQRDKYPLISYIEKDSENLLEHSNIQTRKEEIISIQFATHEKGNISEIANKILESIQNEGNVLWICNTIQKAQQVYSYLKDYKTQTSDTFYLKLFHSRFKFKDRKSIEQEIESLFGPENSNEKRSRPKRGILIATQVAEQSLDIDFDYLVTDIAPIDLLLQRLGRIHRHNRINRASRFSEPSVLILIPASLEEFKSFSSMYYEFTIAKTLAALSETPKIRLPQMYRNFVEEVYSTKIPKKESFKLGEIDLSIQVKDWNNLYDKLEKSQEELDTKGSKGRIPSVKTNIEDILQDTLLSEEDNAYFVAKTRDGDSTLQLIPVHSNENKYLLDDTLQLTEKIPEKLSLQLQKFLAENTISVSSPRSFVRNILKSPTFLANGSTLTKWQNKLNKIGPLKGKYFILLDQDRTISHSFGKNEYHIQYDTEFGLRIQTHQVN
- a CDS encoding DEAD/DEAH box helicase, which codes for MTQQLQLAAFLMPDGYFCEFGGITENGRAYPILQLLKSHSNPYKFRNLFPDGQRSTIERILYYSYGGRYRISNLKDARIWGACEPPLRIYTNDGRSAYFAGEIPIRLKLDRDENGLYKILIERDSKEIPSENSYSQKFVWQNPSPNTDRIPQIIPLGENSDDQTPIYYDGPNLEQARLFQKVGTKDIPGSRLVKYKNLLKSTGVKGVELIPEVHRAGPALCLFLEPFSNESQELGIQGRIGIVYAKYKRDLSPLPKKRSNNSLTKEANLYEFSIGRAWAYAYARTAYSDHPSGIVVKRVVKKEKALLLLDLPLKYSRITGEFKISHKKVSGFFTEILPEILKKNVILRLHPDLEGLRIHRKADFQIKQSSGIDWFDGEVRVKGLNSFESAAVYAAWKAGSKFIRLQKAGWIDLKNLGLESLDKGLDSAGIQLDKNGNANRFNKGQAIALESFSDLREIKTLQKIKKTLSESPGATDQIFAKFSSGPGFRGNLRDYQKKGAQFLLQLYSLKIGGILADEMGLGKTIQCLAFFSRVFESTPKAKILIIVPLAAIAVWEEECRKFLSEIRLQVWHGLARKKYKLPGSGIVLTTYQTLNRDIEIFQKYKYNATILDEAQNVKNTSTDSAKAVRKIKTDSLFCLTGTPMENHLDEFWALFDLAFPGLLGNLRSFQRNFSPEVPKDIEELQRRTGKFLLRRRKSEVLHDLPPKTEIRIPAPMEKRQERLYEKARKEAIEILNQAGPNYIFELLPQLMKLRRLASHPDIGMEKVDPFQSGKIHRFLTMIREELPETSSALVFSQFTDTLSIVRSALDKWKIGYFYLDGKTSQTKRAAYVKRFQNGEKRFFLISLQAGGVSLTLTKADTVFHLDPWWNPAVENQASDRAHRFGQTQPVFVYKLYSENSLEERVLELQEKKRQLFASLLDSGKSKSGKESLISREELRELIE